TTCGAGTGGCCGTTGCGGGCTTTTGCCGTTTGACACGGGGGCGGGTTGTACCGTCACACTCCGCAGCGACAGCACCGCGGGCGGCGTCATGACGCCGCCCGGATGCCCACCGAGTGTCGACCGGAGAGAAGAGCGAAGTTGTCCCCGACCAGCGAGACCGCACAGGGCGGCCGCCGACTCGTCATCGTCGAGTCGCCTGCCAAGGCGAAGACGATCAAGGGCTATCTCGGCCCCGGATACGTCGTCGAGGCGAGCGTCGGGCACATCCGCGACCTCCCGAACGGCGCGGCCGAGGTCCCGGACGAGTACACCGGCGAGGTGCGCCGCCTCGGCGTGGACGTCGAGCACGACTTCCAGCCCATCTACGTCGTCAACGCGGACAAGAAGGCCCAGGTCAGAAAGCTCAAGCAGCTGCTGGCCGAGTCCGACGAACTCTTCCTCGCCACCGATGAGGACCGCGAGGGCGAAGCCATCGCGTGGCACCTCCAGGAAGTCCTGCGGCCCAAGGTCCCGGTCCACCGGATGGTCTTCCACGAGATCACCAAGGACGCGATCCGGGCCGCCGTCGCCAACCCGCGCGAGCTCAACCAGCGCATGGTCGACGCCCAGGAGACCCGCCGTATCCTCGACCGCCTCTACGGCTACGAGGTCTCGCCGGTCCTGTGGAAGAAGGTCATGCCGAAGCTCTCGGCGGGCCGCGTCCAGTCCGTCGCCACCCGCCTCGTCGTCGAGCGGGAGCGCGAGCGCATCGCCTTCCGCTCCGCCGAGTACTGGGACCTGACCGGAAAGTTCGCCACCGGACGCACCGGTGACGCCTCCGACCCCTCGAACCTCACCGCCCGCCTCAGCGCGGTCGACGGCCGCCGGATCGCCCAGGGCCGCGACTTCGGCCCCGACGGGCAGCTCAAGGCCGGCTCCGCCCAGACCCTGCACCTGGACGAGACGAACGCCCGGGCGCTCGCCGCCGCGCTCGCCGACTCCTCCTTCACGGTCCGGTCCGTCGAGTCGAAGCCGTACCGCCGCTCCCCGTACGCCCCCTTCCGGACCACGACCCTCCAGCAGGAGGCGAGCCGCAAGCTGGGCTTCGGTGCGAAGGCGACCATGCAGGTGGCGCAGAAGCTGTACGAGAACGGCTTCATCACCTATATGCGTACCGACTCCACGACCCTCTCGGACACGGCGGTCGCCGCGGCCCGGGCCCAGGTCACGCAGTTGTACGGGGCGAACTACCTCCCCGAGAAGCCGCGCACGTACGCGGGCAAGGTCAAGAACGCGCAGGAGGCGCACGAGGCGATCCGCCCCTCCGGCGACCGCTTCCGCACCCCCGCCGAGACCGGGCTCACCGGCGACCAGTTCCGGCTCTACGAGCTGATCTGGAAGCGGACCGTCGCCTCCCAGATGAAGGACGCGACCGGTAACTCGGTCACCGTCAAGATCGGCGGCCGGGCGAGCGACGGCCGGGACGCCGAGTTCTCCGCGTCCGGCAAGACGATCACCTTCCACGGCTTCATGAAGGCGTACGTCGAGGGCGCCGACGACCCGAACGCCGAGCTGGACGACCGCGAGCGGCGGCTGCCGCAGGTCGCCGAGGGCGACGCGCTGACCGCCGACGAGATCACGGTCGACGGGCACGCCACCAAGCCCCCGGCCCGCTACACCGAGGCCTCGCTGGTCAAGGAGCTGGAAGAGCGCGAGATCGGCCGCCCCTCCACGTACGCCTCGATCATCGGGACCATCCTGGATCGCGGTTACGTCTTCAAGAAGGGCACCGCGCTCGTTCCGTCCTTCCTGTCCTTCGCCGTGGTCAACCTGCTGGAGAAGCACTTCGGCCGGCTCGTCGACTACGACTTCACCGCCCGGATGGAGGACGACCTCGACCGCATCGCGCGGGGCGAGGCCAAGTCCGTACCGTGGCTGAAGCGCTTCTACTTCGGCGCGCAGCCCGGTGACGACGCCTCCGGCGCGGGTGCGGCCTCCGACGCGGGCAACGGCGACGGCGACCACCTCGGCGGTCTGAAGGAACTGGTCACCGACCTCGGCGCGATCGACGCCCGGGAGATCTCCTCCTTCCCCGTCGGCAACGACATCAAGCTCCGCGTCGGCCGCTACGGCCCGTACATCGAGCGGGGCGAGAAGGACGCCGAGGGCCACCAGCGCGCCGACGTGCCCGATGACCTGGCCCCCGACGAGCTGACCGTCGAGCTGGCCGAGGAGCTGCTGGCCAAGCCCAGCGGCGACTTCGAGCTGGGCGCCGACCCGGTGACCGGCAACCAGATCATCGCCAAGGACGGGCGCTACGGCCCGTACGTCACCGAGGTGCTGCCCGAGGGGACGCCGAAGACCGGCAAGAACGCCGTGAAGCCGCGGACCGCCTCCCTCTTCAAGACCATGTCCCTGGACACGGTCACCCTCGCCGACGCCCTCAAGCTGATGTCGCTGCCGCGCGTCGTCGGCGAGGACGCCGAGGGCGTCGAGATCACCGCGCAGAACGGCCGGTACGGCCCGTATCTGAAGAAGGGCACCGACTCCCGGTCGCTGACCTCCGAGGACCAGCTCTTCGACATCACCCTCGAAGAGGCCCTCGCGATCTACGCCCAGCCCAAGCAGCGCGGGCGGGCCGCGGCCAAGCCCCCGCTGAAGGAGCTGGGCACCGACCCGGTCAGCGAGCGGCCCGTGGTGGTCAAGGACGGCCGCTTCGGCGCGTACGTCACCGACGGCGAGACCAACGCGACGCTGCGGACCGGGGACAGCGTCGAGGAGATCACGCCCGAGCGCGGCTACGAACTGCTCGCCGAGAAGCGCGCCAAGGGCCCGGCCAAGAAGAAGACGGCCAAGAAGGCCCCCGCGAAGAAGGCCCCCGCGAAGAAGGCGACGGCCAAGAAGACGGCCGCGAAGAAGACGACGGCCACCAAGGCCACGGCCGCCAAGAAGACCGCGGCGAAGAAGACGACGACGGCCAAGAAGGCGGCGGCCACGAAGACCGCCGCCAAGAAGACGGCTTCGTCCTCCGCCCAGTCGGACGACTGACGCCTCTTCGTACGGGCCGGTCCGTCGTACGTCTTCCCACCGCCGCCCGGCGCTTCGATCTCCGTGATCCCGGCGCCGGGCGGCGGTGCGTCATGGGCCGGTATCGGCCTGGCCGGAAGTTGTCCACGTCCATATGTTCGGACGGGCCGACAGTCACCGCACCGCTGCCGATAGGCTGGGCGGATGACGCGAGCCGAGCAGCCAACGGTCGTGAGCCCCACCTCCGACACACTTGCCGCAGACTCACGCGAGCGCGCCGTACGGGCCCTGTTGCGTATTCCTCCGCTGAAGCGGTTGTGGAGCGCCCAGCTCGTCGGCGGTATCGGCGATGCACTCGCCCTTCTCGTGCTGGTGCTGCTGTCGCTGCAAGCGGCGGTCCTTGAGGGCTCATTCGGCACCGGATACCGCGGGGCGGCCTTCGCCGTCGCCGCCGTCTTCGGTGCCCGGATCCTTTCCACCCTGTTCTTCGGAGCCGTACTCCTGGGACCGCTGACGTCCCTCACGGGGCCCGGCGGAAGGCTGGACCGGCGATGGCTGATGATCGGGGTGGACGGGCTGCGCCTGGCGCTGCTGGTCGTCGCCCCGCTGTGGATCGACTGGACGCCCGACAAGGCGCTCATGATGATCCTCATCACCGTCTTCGTGACCGGTGCCGGTGAGCGCCTGTGGGCCGTGGCCAAGGACAGCGCCGCCCCGGCACTGCTGCCCGGCCCGCCCCTCGAAGGCGCGGCCGTACGCCCCCTGCCCGACCACCTCGACGCCCTGCGCCGTCTGTCGCTGCGGACGAACTTCCTCGCCGTGCCCGCCGCCGCGGTGGTCCTGCTGGCCGCCACACTGGTCGGCAACCTCCTCGGCTCGGGCCTGGAGTGGTTCTCCTTCCACCAGGCGGCCCTGGGGTCCTACGTCGCGGCGGGGCTCTTCTCCGCCTCCATCTCCACCCTGTACTTCCTGGAGTTCCCCACCGACCGGACGCCCCGGCCGCGCTCCCCGCTGGAGGGCCTGCGCCGCCCCGCCACCGGCACCGGCCCCGACAAGGGCCGCACCGGTGCCGTCCCGCTGCTGGTCGCGGTCTGCGCTGCCGTCGCCGGCGCCGTCGCCGCCGCGGCGGCCGTATCCGTCCTGCACGCCTACGACCTCGGCGGCGGGCCGGCCACCTTCGCGCTGCTGATCCTCGGACTGACCGGCGGCACCGCCCTCGGTATCCGCACCGCACGCCACGTACTGCCGACCCTGTCGCGCCGCCGTCTGCTGGCGCTGGCCACCGCCGTGACCGGCCTCGCGCTCCTCGCGCTCGGCCTGGTGCCGGACACCGCGACCGGGATCGCCATCTCCCTGCTCGCCGGTTACGCCGCCGGGGTCGCCGCGAACACCGGGCACACCCTGATCGACCAGGAGACCGAGGCGTTCCGGCAGGCCCGGACCACCGACCACCTCCAGGCCGTCGTCCGGGTGCTCGTCGCGCTCGGCGCGGTCGCCGGCCCGTTGCTGGCCGCCGCGATCGGGCGGCACCGCCTGGTCGCCGGCGACTTCGTCTTCGCCCACGCCGGGGCCGCCTTCACCCTGATGCTGCTCGGCGCCCTGTTGCTGCCCGTCGCCGCCTTCGTCCTCGCCAAGACGGACGACCGGGCGGGCGTGCCGCTGCGCCGGGACCTGCGCGAGGCGCTGCGCGGCGGCGAACCGGCCGTCGCGCCCGCGGCCACCGGCTTCTTCCTCGTCCTGGAGGGCGGCGACGGAGCGGGCAAGTCCACCCAGGTCGAGGCGCTCGCCGACTGGATCCGGTCCAAGGGCCACGAGGTCGTCGTCACCCGCGAGCCCGGGGCCACCCCCATCGGCAAGCGGCTGCGCTCGATCCTCCTCGACGTGTCCTCCGCCGGTCTCTCCAACCGCGCCGAGGCCCTGCTGTACGCCGCCGACCGCGCCGAGCACGTCGACTCCGTCGTCCGCCCGGCGCTGGAGCGCGGCGCGATCGTCATCTCCGACCGCTACATCGACTCGTCCGTGGCCTACCAGGGCGCGGGCCGGGACCTGGCTCCGACCGAGATCGCCCGGATCTCGCGGTGGGCGACGAGCGGCCTCGTACCGCATCTGACGGTGCTGCTGGACGTCGACCCGGCGACCGCGCGGGAGCGGTTCACGGAGGCGCCGGACCGGCTGGAGTCGGAGCCGGCGGAGTTCCACGAGCGGGTACGGTCCGGGTTTCTGACCCTGGCCGCGGCCGACCCGACCCGCTATCTGGTGGTGGACGCCGGCCAGGAGCCGGAGTCGATCACCACGGCCGTACGCCACCGGCTCGACCGGCTCCTTCCGCTCTCCGCGGCCGAGATCGAGGCCATCGAGGAGGCACGGCGCAAGGCCATCGAGGAGGCGCGGCGCAAGGCGGAGGAAGAGGCCGCCCGCAAGGCCGAGGAGGAGCGCCTGGAGAAGGAGCGCCAGGAGCAGCTCGCCCGGCTGCGCGCCGAGGAGGAGGAGCGCAAGCAGCGCGAACTGGAGGAGGCCCGCCGCCGCGAGGCCGAGCGCCAGGCGGAGGAGGCCCGGCAGCGCGCCGAGGAGGCCCGCCGCCGCGCCGAGGAGGACCGGCTCCGGCTGGAGGCCGAGGAGCGGGTCCGCGCGGCCGAGCAGGAGCGGCTGCGCCTGAGGGCCGAGGAGGAGGCCCGGCAGCGCCAGGAGGCCGAGGCGCAGCGGCTGGAGAAGCAGCGCAAGGCCGAAGAGGCCCTGCTGCGCGCGGAGGAGGCCCGCCGCCGGGCGGAGGCCGAGGCGGCCGTCCGTACGGAGGCGGCGCGGGCCGAGGCCGAGCGCGCGGAGGCGGAGCGGGCGTCCCGTTCCCGTACGGAGTCGTCCTCGCGCTCCGAGGGCGCGCCGGGGCCGACGGTGCCGGAGAACGAGATCACGGTCCCCACGCCGATCGTCAACCCGAACGAGATCACGCAGCCGGTTCCGACGGCGCGACCGGAGGACGACGGTCCTTCGGGTTCGGGTTCCTCCGGCTCGGGCTCGGGTTCCGGTGCGGCCGCCGGGGACGAGGAGACGGCGATGCTGCCGCGCTTCACGGACCAGCGGCCGACGGGGTCGGCACGACCCTCGGGTCCTCGGCAGGCCCGGGACGCCGACGAGACGGCCGTGCTGCCGCCGGTACGGGACGACCAGCCGTCCGACCGGGTGCCCCAGGGCTTCTTCCGGGACGAGAGCCCGGCGCCCTCGCCCGCGGAGAGCGAGAACGAGCGCACCCGGGAACTGCCGCAGGTCGAGGACCCGAACGCCCCGGCCCCGGACCGGCAGCAGCGGACCCGCAAGCGCCCCCGCTCGGACTGGGCGGAGGAGACCCCGCTGGACGATCTGCCGACCCTGGCGGACGAGCTGCTCGGCGGCCAGGACGACGAGGGCCGCGGCGGCAGGGGACGCCGCCCGCGCGGCTGAACCCAGGCGCCCGGCGCGGCGCCGGAGTGACGTACCGGCCCGTCCGTCCCTCCGGGGGCGGGCGGGCCGGACTGTCAGAGGCGTCCCCCACAATGGAGAGCGACGACGCACCGCGGTTCGCGGGCAGTGCACGACACCACCGGAAGGGCGGTGACCCATGACCGTCTGGGACGACCTGGTCGGACAGGACCGAGTGCAGGAACAGCTCGCCGCTGCCGCCAGGGACGCCGATGCGCTGGTCACCGCCGTGTCCGACGGCAAGCCGCTGGACCAGGGCTCGAAGATGACGCACGCCTGGCTGTTCACCGGACCGCCCGGTTCAGGCCGGTCCACGGCGGCGCGGGCGTTCGCCGCCGCGCTCCAGTGCACGAGCCCGGACCGGGCGCTGGGCGGAGCCCCCGGTTGCGGCTTCTGCGACGGCTGCCACACGAGCCTGATCGGTACGCACGCCGACGTCCAGGTCATCCGCACCGACCTGCTCTCCATCGGTGTGAAGGAGACCCGGGACCTGGTCAGGCGCGCCCAGCTCTCCCCGGCGGTCGGGCGGTGGCAGGTCATCGTCATGGAGGACGCCGACCGTCTCACCGAGGGCGCGGGAAACGTCCTGCTGAAGGCCGTCGAGGAGCCCGCGCCGCGCACGGTGTGGATGCTGTGCGCCCCCTCGCTCGAAGACGTCCTGCCGACGATCCGTTCCCGCTGCCGGCACCTCACCCTGAGCACCCCGCCGGTGGAGGCCGTGGCCGACGTCCTGATCCGCCGCGACGGCATCGACCCCGAGCGGGCGCACAACGCGGCGCGCGCCACTCAGGGGCACATCGGGCGGGCCCGCCGTCTCGCCACGGACGAGCGGGCGCGGGCGCGGCGGGCGGCGGTGCTGAAGGTCCCGCTGCGGGTCGCCGACGTGGGCGGTTGTCTCAAGGCGGCCCAGGAGCTGATCGACACGGCGACCGACGACGCCAAGCAGCTGGCGGAGGAGGTCGACGCGAAGGAGACCGAGGACCTCAAGGCGGCCCTCGGCGGGGTGGCCGGCGGCCGGATGCCGCGCGGTACGGCGGGGGCGATGAAGGAGCTGGAGGACAAGCAGAAGCGCCGCAAGACGCGTACACAGCGCGACAGCCTGGACCTGGCGCTGACCGAGCTGACCGGGTTCTACCGCGATGTGCTGGCGCTCCAGCTGGGTTCGAAGCTGGCCATCGCCAATGTCGACGTGCAGGACTCCCTCGACCGGATCGCGGAGTCCTCGACGCCCGCGCAGACCCTGCGCAGGATCGAGTCGGTGATCGCCTGCCGGGAGGCGATGGACCGGAACGTGGCGCCGCTGCTCGCGGTGGAGGCGATGACGATGGCGCTGCGGGCGGGCTGAGGTTCCTGGAGCCTTGTGCGGTCGCGGGGCCCCTGTTCACCCGAATGAGCAGGGAATCGTACGACTCGTCACCCGGCGGATACGCTCCCTGAATGGATACCAGGCGCCTGCTCCGCACCTTCGCCATCGGGATCGGCACTGCCGGCCTGCTCATCTCCGGCTGCAGCAGCAGCGGCTCGTCGCCGAACGCCTCGGCCACCGGCACCGCGGCCCCCGAGGGGCTGTCGTCGTACTACACGCAGAAGCTGAGCTGGCGCGACTGCGGCGTGGAGGGGTTCGAGTGCACGACGATGAAGGCGCCGAAGGACTACGACAAGCCGGACGACGGGGACATCGAGCTCGCCGTCTCCCGTAAGAAGGCCACCGGCCCCGGCAAGCGGATCGGTTCCCTCCTGGTGAACCCGGGCGGTCCCGGCGGCTCCGCGATCGGCTATCTCCAGGGGTACGCGGCACTCGGCTATCCCGCCCCGGTGCGGGCCCGCTACGACATGGTGGCCATCGATCCGCGCGGCGTCGCCCGCAGCGAGCCCGTCGAGTGCCTCACGGGCAAGGAGATGGACACCTTCACCCAGGTCGACCAGACACCGGACGACGACGCGGAGGTCCGGCAGCTCACCGCCGCCTTCGAGAAGTTCGCGGCGGGCTGTGAGAAGCGGTCCGGCGAGATCCTCCCGTACGTCTCCACCGTCGAGACGGCCCGTGACATGGATGTGCTGCGCGCCCTGCTCGGCGACGAGAAGCTGCACTACGTCGGAGCGTCGTACGGCACCTTCCTGGGCGCCACGTACGCGGACCTCTTCCCGCGGCGGGCCGGCCGGCTGGTCCTGGACGGCGCGATGGACCCGTCCCTGAAGGCCATCGACATGAACCGGGACCAGACGGCGGGCTTCGAGGGGGCTTTCCAGTCCTTCGCCGCCGACTGCGTGAAGCAGCCGGACTGCCCGCTCGGCACCACGAACACCGCGGATGCGGCAACCGCCCTCAAGCAGCTTTTCACGGACCTGGACGCGAACCCCGTCCCGACCGGCGACGACCGTGAGCTGACCGAGTCGCTGGCGACCACCGGGGTGATCGCCGCGATGTACGACGAGGCGGCCTGGCCGCAGCTCCGCGAGGCGCTGGAGGGCGCACAGCGCAGCGACGGTTCCGGCCTCCTCTCGCTGGCCGACAGCTACTACGAGCGCGAGCCGAACGGGAAGTACGCGAACCTGATGTTCGCCAACGCCGCCGTGAACTGCCTCGACCTGCCGCCCGCCTTCGAAGGCCCCGACGCGGTCGAGAAGGCGGTCCCGGACTTCGAGAAGGCCTCCCCGGTCTTCGGGCGCGGCTTCGCCTGGGCCTCCCTGAACTGCGCGTACTGGCCGACGAAGGCCACCGGCACCCCGCACCGCACCGAGGCGAAGGGAGCCGCCCCGATCGTCGTCGTCGGCACCACCCGCGACCCGGCCACCCCGTACAAGTGGTCCGAGGCCCTGGCGGACCAGCTCTCCTCCGGCACCCTGCTCACCTACGAGGGCGACGGCCACACCGCGTACGGCCGGGGCAGCGACTGCATCGACACGGCGATCAACACGTACCTCCTGGAGGGCACCCCGCCCACCGACGCCAAGAAGTGCACCTGACCAGCACAAACGCCTCCGGGGATGCCGTGTGCGGAGCACCCCCGGAAACTGTGTAGACTTGGCTCCGCTGCTGATCGCACCATAGTGCGACAGGGCGCGCCGCCTTAGCTCAGTTGGCCAGAGCAACGCACTCGTAATGCGTAGGTCTCGGGTTCGAATCCCGAAGGCGGCTCAGAAGAACCCCAGGTCACGTAACCCGTGACCTGGGGTTTTCTGTTGTGGGGGCCGTGACGTAACGGTAGATGGTTCTGATACACCGGAGCCCGTCGGCCGAGTGGTCTCTTGCTCCGCCTCGCTCGCGACCCAGCTGTGCGCACCCGAGCCGCCGTGCGCCGCGGACGCGCCCTTGCCGGTCCGGCGCGACAGTCTGCTTTCAGGCGTTCGACCAGGCTTCGAGGAAGGCTTTCCGGCCCGCGCGATCGTCAGACCTGCGGTCCGCGTGCAGGACGTGCCAGGCGGTGAGTTCGAGGTCACGGAGCCATAGTTCGCCGATGACCTGGGTCTTGAGCTCCGGAAGGTGGTCGGACTCGATGAGGGCTCGGCCGATCACCTCTCCGGCCGCGAGGCGTTGGGGCGGGGTCATCTCGTCGACGGCGGAGAGGATCTGGCCGGCCAGGGTGGTTCCCTCGCCGGTCAGTGATTCGAGGACCCCGGCCTTGATGGTCGCGGGCAGGAGGTAGGCGGTGCCCGAAGACCTCCACAGGTCCGACCAGAAGCGTTCTCCCGCCTCGGTGGGGGCGGGGAGCGCGGCAAGGAGTCCGAGGAGATGGCCGATTGCCGCGTAAGCCGCCGGTGTGGGCAGCTGCGACGACTGCGATGCCCGCGACGCGCTCCACGTCGACCTGGCCGGCTTCCGAAGCGGGGCCCAGCTGATGTTCCAGCTGATCGGCCAGAGGGGCGGACAGGTGGGGGTGGACTTCAGGAAGCATGGGCGCTCCTTGCGGGTGGGCGAGCGGAGATGCCGCTTCGGAAGCTCTGATCGTTCCCCACGGCCGGCCCGTCTACTCGGCTCCGGCAGGCCGAACCGGCGCCGTGGTCGCGGCGGGTTTGCACGACGGAGTCAGGCCCTCATGGGCGGCACGCCCTTTTGCCCGGACTGCTTGAAGAGCTTCGCGTGGGTCGTGCCAGGAGGCCATGTCGGCAGTGACGCCCGTGCTGCTCTGGTGGAGCAGGCTGTCGACCGGTGGAGTCGGTCGAGCCGAGGCCGGGGCGTGCCCGGTCGGGGTGCCAGGGGCGGCCGGGATGGCCTGCTCGTGCGCCGTCGGCGGCTCGGGTAGAGAGTCTGCCCGGCGAGCATCTGAAAATCTGTTCTGGCTGAGGTAGACATTGGCGTGCAGGGTGGCTATGGTTTCTCTCGTAGCCAAGAAGGACAGCAGGGCCTGGCAGAGATGAACTGCCAGGCAGCAGTACTCAGCAGTTGCAGTGTGCAGGTCGGTGCGGTGGTGGAGTCCCGAAGCCGGGGTTGTTGCAGGATGGCGACGGGGCTGGCGACCGGACCGGGTGGCCCGAGGTTTTCAGGGGCTGCCGTGAGCAGTACCGCAGTAGGTAGGTGCAGTCAGCAGTACCAGTGGTTCCTCGGTAAATGGCGTCAGGCTGCGGCGCGCGTGCCGGGAGGTTCGGCAGTGGGGTTCCAAGCCGGAGCAGATGCAGGACGGGCGACGGGGCTGGCTGCCGAAGTGGCGCTTGGAGAGGCCACGAGAAGTAGGGAAGTAGTTTGTCCAGAGGGAAGAACGGAGGAGTTGAGCACCATCAGGATCGCCCGGGCGAACGTCATGGGCCCGGGTACCGCAGGACATCGATAGTGAGGTGGTCTCCGGTCAAGCAACCGCGATCCCCGCAGCCCCCGGGCCTCTTCCCGGCAGGTGTGCGGAAACATAGAGCCGGCGTAGCCGATCTCGGCCGGCTGATGGTGTAGCAGTTCCTTCGGGGCCCGGGTGCCAAGTGGCACTCGGGCCCCTCCGACGCGTGTTCCACAGGAAGGTACAGATGACAGCAGGCGACTCGTTCGACCGCCTCGACGACGACGATTACCCCGCCTACACCATGGGGCGGGCCGCCGAGATGCTCAACACCACGCAGGGGTTCCTTCGCGCCATCGGCGAGGCCCGCCTCATCACCCCCCTGCGCTCCGCGGGTGGCCACCGCCGCTACTCCCGCTACCAGCTCCGCATCGCCGCCCGCGCCCGCGAGCTCGTCGACGCCGGCACTCCGATCGAGGCGGCCTGCCGCATCGTCATCCTGGAGGACCAGCTCGAAGAGGCCCAGCGCATCAACGCCGAACTCCACCGAGGCGCCGAGCCGCCCAGCGCGCCACCCGCAGCCTGAAGGCCTGCGGGTCCGGATGGAAGTCCGGCAGGCGCCGCCCCCCCGCCTGCCGGGAGTGCGCTCAAGGGGCGCCCCCGCCGCGGTGGCCGTTTCGTGAGCGTGCTCCCGCCCGGGCGTGGGAGCTGCTCGTGAGCGTGCTCCCCCCCGGGAGGAGAGCCCTGCCGGTAGCCCTTCAACGCTGCGCTCGGGGCGGGGCAATATCTGTCGCCACGGCGTGAGGGTTCAATGCGCCGTGCCGGGAGTGTTATTGCGGCGACAAAGACAGTGCAGTTATTCGGCGTACGCGGATCATTACGGCATGCTACTGTCGATCTCGGTTGCAGTTGTGGTTCCCAGAACTTCAGGCTTCTGCGTGGGTAATTTTCGACCAGTGGAAGCTTCATTGTATTTCCGGTTTTCTCCGGTCGGGGCATCATCGCGGCGACGCGGGATCCGTACCCCACGGGTCTCGGCGTACCTGCCCCCCTGAAGGAGATGTGACATGGCGTCCGGCACTGTGAAGTGGTTCAACGCGGCCAAGGGTTTCGGCTTCATCGAGCAGGACGGCGACGGCGCTGACGTGTTCGCCCACTTCTCGAACATCGCCGCCGACGGCTTCCGCGAGCTCCTTGAAGGCCAGAGGGTCACCTTCGACATCGCACCGAGCCAGAAGGGCCCGACGGCCGAGAACATCGTTCCCGCCTGACGCTGACGCGCACTTCGTAACCGGGTCCCGCATCCTTCGGGGGCGACCCGGCTCCGGGCGTCCTCCCGGATCGGTACCACCTGCGGCGGGACCTTCGCCCGCAGAGTCACCGCCCACTCCTTCGGGGTCCCACTGGCCAGTGGGCCGGATTCCTTGCCCAGGTGGCCTCACTCATCGCGTGGCCCTGCAAACCCGATCCGGGAAGAACCACCGGCCACATCCCATTTTTGTATTTCGCTCGGCCCGTTCTTGTGATTCCTTGCGCTGTTCTTCCGCTGCGGGAATTCCTTGATACGTGCCGTATCAAGGAAGGTTCTGAATGAACCCCACCCGTACGAACAACCGCTCTTCCCGCACACGCAGCCGTACGGCCGACTCCGGTCGTGGCGGCAGCCGCTTCACCTCCGCCGCCCCGACCCGTTCGGGCGCGCCCGCCCGTTCCGGCGGTCCGGGTCGCTCGGGTGGCCAGGGGCGGCGGCCCGCCGCGGTCCAGGGCGAGTTCGCTCTGCCGGCCACGGTCGCTCCCGCGCTTCCCGCGGTCGAGGCGTTCGCCGACCTCGACATGCCGGCGCAGCTGCTGGCGGCGCTGACCGCGCAGGGTGTGAGCGTTCCTTTCCCGATCCAGGGGGCGACCCTGCCCAACACTCTCGCGGGCCGTGATGCCCTGGGCCGGGGGCGGACCGGCTCCGGCAAAACCCTGGCCTTCGGCCTCGCCCTGCTGGCCCGGACCGCCGGTCAGCGGGCCGAGCCCCGACAGCCGCTGGCCCTGGTGCTCGTGCCGACGCGCGAGCTGGCCCAGCAGGTGACCGACGCGCTGGCCCCGTACGCCCGCTCGGTCAAGCTGCGGCTGGCCACGGTCGTCGGCGGAATGTCGATCGGCAGGCAGGCCAACGCGCTGCGCGGGGGCGCCGAGGTCGTCGTGGCGACGCCGGGCCGGCTCA
This sequence is a window from Streptomyces parvus. Protein-coding genes within it:
- a CDS encoding alpha/beta hydrolase; this encodes MDTRRLLRTFAIGIGTAGLLISGCSSSGSSPNASATGTAAPEGLSSYYTQKLSWRDCGVEGFECTTMKAPKDYDKPDDGDIELAVSRKKATGPGKRIGSLLVNPGGPGGSAIGYLQGYAALGYPAPVRARYDMVAIDPRGVARSEPVECLTGKEMDTFTQVDQTPDDDAEVRQLTAAFEKFAAGCEKRSGEILPYVSTVETARDMDVLRALLGDEKLHYVGASYGTFLGATYADLFPRRAGRLVLDGAMDPSLKAIDMNRDQTAGFEGAFQSFAADCVKQPDCPLGTTNTADAATALKQLFTDLDANPVPTGDDRELTESLATTGVIAAMYDEAAWPQLREALEGAQRSDGSGLLSLADSYYEREPNGKYANLMFANAAVNCLDLPPAFEGPDAVEKAVPDFEKASPVFGRGFAWASLNCAYWPTKATGTPHRTEAKGAAPIVVVGTTRDPATPYKWSEALADQLSSGTLLTYEGDGHTAYGRGSDCIDTAINTYLLEGTPPTDAKKCT
- a CDS encoding MerR family transcriptional regulator, yielding MTAGDSFDRLDDDDYPAYTMGRAAEMLNTTQGFLRAIGEARLITPLRSAGGHRRYSRYQLRIAARARELVDAGTPIEAACRIVILEDQLEEAQRINAELHRGAEPPSAPPAA
- a CDS encoding cold-shock protein is translated as MASGTVKWFNAAKGFGFIEQDGDGADVFAHFSNIAADGFRELLEGQRVTFDIAPSQKGPTAENIVPA